A genome region from Armatimonadota bacterium includes the following:
- a CDS encoding efflux RND transporter periplasmic adaptor subunit: MGTSAPEKKWHPWRTVFGIAMLLVAWFASEWLVKRYTPPGHTDVIAAQAMDMSAIRPSTGAAPVTVSTVVSGSLGATVTYTGEAHNEASVMIAARVDGTLTEMPWYPGMHVNAGDLLARIDPRELDSRVQQQIAALSMSRHEALIAGINARAALATSAGAAAAVDTAKAEEAQAEAGVANARAEAAAALSDVSAAEAALTAAKTGTVSARAGVKAAAAAAQSAAAQASRMTLLVGKGVVSQRKADVAAAENADAQARLTQATDAVATADASVASAAAQVARARAMAKASSSSVSAALQAGASAQAKVRQARAAASAARQNAAAVAHEVPHTQAAIAQSAANLNTASIIAGYTVIRAPFSGVVTDRDLAQGALVQAGAPILDIAQNSMMRLQANVAQSDAWRIRPGDIVTVDLPGGGAPISTRVSTIFPIADPTAHTSVVEALVPNPQGRIRSGDFVTMHIQLGEARTALLAPLSAIVKVPVATTPVLATGTTAAVWTVVEGKAAKTIWTCSMHPQIRENHPGKCPI, from the coding sequence ATGGGAACATCAGCACCGGAGAAAAAATGGCATCCATGGCGCACCGTTTTCGGTATCGCCATGCTGCTGGTTGCCTGGTTTGCCAGTGAATGGTTGGTAAAACGCTATACGCCGCCTGGCCACACAGATGTGATTGCCGCACAGGCGATGGACATGAGCGCCATTAGGCCGTCGACAGGCGCTGCTCCTGTGACGGTATCGACCGTCGTCTCAGGGTCGCTAGGCGCTACGGTCACCTACACGGGAGAGGCGCATAACGAAGCCTCCGTCATGATCGCCGCGCGCGTCGACGGCACGCTCACCGAGATGCCCTGGTATCCCGGCATGCACGTGAATGCCGGCGATCTGCTGGCGCGCATCGATCCGCGCGAGCTCGACTCACGCGTGCAGCAGCAGATCGCAGCCCTTTCGATGAGCCGGCACGAAGCGTTGATTGCCGGGATCAACGCTCGAGCCGCCCTGGCGACCAGCGCCGGCGCAGCCGCGGCCGTGGACACCGCGAAGGCAGAAGAAGCCCAGGCAGAGGCCGGAGTTGCCAATGCTCGGGCAGAGGCGGCCGCCGCGCTTTCCGATGTTTCAGCGGCGGAAGCGGCGCTTACCGCCGCAAAGACGGGAACGGTGAGTGCCCGGGCGGGCGTAAAGGCGGCGGCTGCCGCCGCACAGTCGGCAGCCGCTCAGGCAAGCCGCATGACGCTCCTCGTTGGGAAGGGCGTTGTATCTCAGCGTAAAGCCGACGTCGCGGCCGCCGAGAACGCCGACGCGCAGGCACGGCTGACACAAGCTACCGATGCTGTGGCGACCGCCGACGCATCGGTTGCGTCTGCAGCTGCGCAGGTGGCGCGCGCGAGAGCGATGGCGAAGGCTTCTAGTTCATCGGTTTCGGCTGCGCTTCAGGCAGGCGCATCTGCTCAAGCAAAAGTTCGGCAGGCGCGCGCTGCAGCCAGTGCAGCCCGCCAGAACGCGGCTGCCGTCGCACACGAGGTGCCACATACGCAGGCCGCCATCGCGCAGTCAGCCGCCAATCTGAACACCGCCAGCATTATCGCGGGCTACACGGTTATCCGTGCTCCGTTCTCCGGCGTGGTAACGGACCGCGATCTGGCGCAGGGAGCGCTGGTGCAGGCCGGCGCACCAATTCTGGATATCGCGCAGAACAGCATGATGCGCCTGCAAGCGAACGTCGCACAAAGCGACGCCTGGAGAATCCGGCCCGGCGACATTGTAACCGTCGATCTTCCGGGCGGCGGCGCACCCATTTCCACGCGGGTGAGCACGATCTTCCCGATCGCCGATCCAACGGCGCATACCTCGGTGGTGGAAGCCCTGGTACCCAATCCACAGGGTCGCATCCGATCCGGCGACTTCGTCACGATGCATATTCAGTTAGGTGAGGCGCGCACGGCTCTGTTGGCTCCGCTCTCCGCGATTGTGAAGGTTCCGGTCGCAACGACGCCCGTCCTGGCTACCGGTACGACGGCGGCCGTATGGACTGTGGTAGAGGGCAAGGCCGCCAAAACCATTTGGACCTGCTCGATGCACCCGCAAATCCGCGAGAACCACCCGGGCAAGTGCCCGATATGA
- a CDS encoding dihydrodipicolinate synthase family protein — MSYSDPFRFAGCYAAIVTPFDGEAADCSAAAQHASWLLERGVRGLCPCGSSGEFLAVHEHDRYRLYQSLVAVAGANVPVIAGIWQPTMPGVIRVAQAAAAAGAAALFLQPPIYYPVDDCDVYRWYTDAAAAAALPVFAYHIPQQAINGISLESYGRLTDDGILSGIKDSSGDERRVATLIEKFGERSRVFAGGDHFCARAAELGAAGFISALANVAPELVSRIWSGERNLQPRLTALRDAVKPLGTVAAIKYLLAMRGLPVGTAVYGAGPPTTAEQAELTRVWHQTMDGIAV, encoded by the coding sequence ATGAGCTACTCCGACCCGTTCCGGTTTGCCGGCTGCTATGCCGCGATTGTGACGCCATTTGATGGCGAGGCCGCGGATTGCTCTGCGGCAGCACAACATGCTTCCTGGCTCCTCGAGCGCGGCGTGCGGGGTCTGTGCCCGTGCGGCAGCAGCGGCGAGTTCCTGGCTGTACATGAGCATGATCGGTACAGGCTTTACCAGTCGCTGGTAGCTGTTGCCGGGGCGAATGTGCCGGTTATCGCCGGCATCTGGCAGCCGACCATGCCGGGCGTGATCCGTGTTGCGCAGGCCGCGGCCGCCGCCGGCGCTGCCGCGCTCTTCCTGCAGCCCCCAATCTACTATCCCGTTGATGATTGCGACGTGTACCGGTGGTACACAGATGCCGCCGCCGCAGCCGCGCTGCCGGTGTTCGCGTACCACATTCCTCAGCAGGCTATCAATGGCATTTCGCTGGAGAGTTATGGCCGCCTGACGGATGACGGCATATTAAGCGGGATCAAGGACTCATCAGGCGATGAACGGCGAGTGGCGACGTTGATTGAAAAGTTCGGAGAGCGATCGCGCGTATTCGCGGGCGGCGATCACTTCTGTGCCCGCGCTGCAGAGCTGGGAGCCGCGGGGTTCATCTCGGCGCTGGCCAATGTGGCTCCCGAGCTAGTTTCGCGTATCTGGAGCGGCGAAAGGAATCTGCAGCCCCGCCTGACCGCGTTGCGTGACGCGGTTAAGCCACTTGGAACCGTGGCTGCGATCAAGTACCTGCTTGCAATGCGCGGACTGCCTGTCGGCACAGCGGTATACGGCGCCGGGCCGCCGACAACAGCCGAACAGGCAGAGTTGACACGCGTCTGGCACCAAACCATGGACGGCATCGCTGTGTGA
- the dut gene encoding dUTP diphosphatase — MSDETAKPPRLAVLREASAHDLQLPRYATAGSAGMDLCADVPRESPVELQPGEWCTVSTGLRVQVPVGFEAQVRARSGLASRSGIGLLNGIGTIDSDYRGVVSVILMNWGRESFVVNRGDRIAQLVLAAAPQVELVEVAELADTSRGDGGFGSTGCASPR; from the coding sequence ATGAGCGACGAAACGGCTAAGCCACCGCGCCTGGCGGTGCTCCGCGAAGCGTCGGCCCACGACTTGCAGCTGCCACGCTACGCAACGGCCGGCTCCGCTGGAATGGATCTCTGCGCCGACGTGCCGCGCGAAAGCCCCGTTGAGCTCCAGCCCGGCGAGTGGTGCACTGTCTCCACCGGCCTCCGAGTCCAGGTTCCTGTGGGCTTTGAGGCACAGGTTCGGGCACGCAGCGGCCTTGCGTCGCGGTCCGGTATCGGCCTGTTGAATGGGATCGGAACTATAGATTCCGATTATCGCGGCGTAGTTTCCGTCATCCTCATGAACTGGGGCCGAGAGAGTTTCGTAGTAAACCGTGGCGACCGCATCGCGCAGCTGGTTCTGGCTGCCGCCCCACAGGTCGAACTGGTAGAGGTAGCGGAACTCGCCGACACCAGTCGAGGCGATGGAGGCTTTGGCAGCACCGGCTGCGCCTCGCCGCGTTAA
- a CDS encoding GAF domain-containing protein, which translates to MTQATVFDSEDQPGRRIAELEAQLEEARHRMAEMERARRADDVGDYTVPISEFEETLRRLVQRTAMIVQAEKCVIMVRDRETGDLIARSPAFGMTDEEVRTYRVPVDMGVSGMVFRTGEPTIFHDTNHDDRLLQELVDRLKIHNGVTVPLLVERRDASGATAERIAIGVLHCFNKRYDAEFIDEDVRLLERLSRNAASVIANAQAFRDVLEEKQQLVHTLESLTAGLLLINHRGRIGQMNAKARAMFCVDEAIEPIGRDYRELIHHDECLRILDNLLQRAGLPAVAQELDDDGSRHVDEITVTGEEEQYFYQVHAANVRGDNDEDIGTAFIFNDVTDIRNVERMKTEFVSIVSHELRTPLTPMKGFVSTLLQDPDEEFYTRADRREFYEIIDQNVDRLRRLIDDLLNVSRIEKTGIAGIEMTFEMADLRQATDEVLAIQRGMTDRHTLIADFDPEHILAEVDPDKIQNILQNLVSNAIKYSPAGGEVRVTCRLEAETETVLIGVKDEGTGIAEAAQKKLFQKFYRVDNKSTRKVGGTGIGLFLVKNLVEAHNGSIWVDSKAGCGSTFWVRLPVHQPRPETTAAAGQ; encoded by the coding sequence TTGACACAGGCCACCGTGTTTGACAGCGAGGATCAGCCCGGTCGTAGAATCGCCGAGCTGGAAGCGCAACTGGAGGAGGCCCGCCATCGCATGGCGGAGATGGAACGGGCAAGGCGCGCCGACGATGTTGGCGACTACACCGTGCCCATCAGCGAGTTCGAAGAGACGCTCCGCCGGCTGGTCCAGCGAACCGCCATGATCGTACAAGCTGAAAAGTGCGTGATCATGGTGCGCGATCGCGAAACCGGTGATTTGATAGCCCGGTCGCCGGCTTTCGGCATGACCGATGAAGAGGTGCGCACGTACCGTGTGCCGGTTGATATGGGCGTCTCCGGTATGGTGTTCCGCACCGGCGAGCCGACCATCTTCCACGATACCAACCACGACGACCGGCTGCTGCAGGAGCTGGTCGATCGCCTCAAAATACACAACGGCGTTACTGTTCCCCTTCTCGTGGAGCGGCGTGATGCCAGTGGAGCAACTGCGGAACGCATCGCCATCGGAGTGCTTCACTGTTTCAACAAGCGGTACGACGCGGAGTTTATCGACGAGGACGTGCGGCTGCTTGAACGCCTGTCGCGCAACGCGGCGTCGGTTATTGCGAACGCACAGGCATTTCGGGATGTACTCGAAGAAAAGCAGCAGCTGGTCCATACGCTGGAGAGCCTCACCGCGGGATTACTGCTGATCAACCACCGCGGGCGCATCGGCCAGATGAACGCCAAGGCGCGCGCCATGTTCTGCGTGGATGAGGCCATTGAGCCCATCGGCCGCGACTATCGGGAACTGATCCACCACGATGAGTGCCTCAGGATTCTCGACAATCTCCTGCAGCGCGCCGGGCTGCCGGCCGTAGCGCAGGAGCTGGACGACGACGGCAGCCGCCATGTAGATGAGATCACCGTAACAGGAGAAGAGGAGCAGTACTTCTACCAGGTGCATGCCGCCAATGTACGGGGCGATAACGATGAGGACATTGGCACCGCGTTCATCTTCAACGACGTGACCGACATTCGCAACGTGGAGCGCATGAAGACCGAGTTTGTCTCGATTGTATCGCATGAACTTCGCACACCACTCACCCCGATGAAGGGCTTCGTGAGCACGCTGCTCCAGGATCCTGATGAGGAGTTCTATACGCGCGCGGACCGGCGTGAGTTCTACGAAATCATCGATCAGAATGTTGACCGGCTGCGCCGGCTCATCGATGACCTCCTGAACGTTTCACGCATCGAAAAGACCGGAATCGCCGGGATCGAGATGACGTTCGAGATGGCCGATCTGCGCCAGGCCACCGACGAGGTTTTGGCAATTCAACGTGGGATGACCGACCGGCACACGCTCATCGCCGATTTTGATCCCGAACATATCCTGGCGGAGGTCGACCCCGACAAGATTCAGAACATCCTGCAGAACCTGGTCTCCAACGCCATCAAATACTCACCCGCTGGGGGCGAAGTGCGCGTCACCTGCAGGCTGGAGGCAGAAACGGAAACCGTGCTCATCGGCGTGAAGGATGAAGGCACCGGGATAGCGGAAGCCGCGCAGAAGAAGCTGTTCCAGAAGTTCTACCGTGTCGATAATAAGAGTACGCGCAAGGTCGGCGGCACCGGAATTGGCCTATTCCTGGTGAAAAACCTCGTGGAGGCTCACAACGGGTCTATCTGGGTGGATAGCAAGGCTGGCTGTGGATCCACGTTCTGGGTGCGCCTGCCCGTCCACCAACCCCGACCGGAAACCACCGCCGCAGCAGGGCAATGA
- a CDS encoding efflux RND transporter permease subunit, whose translation MSRAPNPRRGTGGLSRIPQWSIEHPYVVVPFYVAVIAVAILCVRSVIPRRFAPYVPSPELGVVTAMPGLSAKEMELQVSGPLEQQLIDVQNLHYVRSISENGISIVILEFNYGTDMSKAQASVQTLLNVAQANLPVTGANLKPSFIIPVDSLNLPVITFSLTGDASQGWTMAKLREFADNTVVRKLKALSDVFAVVTFGGYRRQIQVIVDRNKLAAYGLSILNVRDAIDTYNVSEPAGTITTSATESIIRVDSRARSAADVAAYPLTAHNGAIIRVGDVAHVVDSWWERKSAYNYLSHAPGTAGSVTPSIEVSVIQNPGASSYQVVPGVNRVIHQVEHLYPGTHFAAAYDNAHFVNILFNNVWEELGLAVLLTALVVVFFLGEWRGTLIALITLPTALAMAVLMLVPFHMTFNSGTLIGLLLSIGRLTDDTIIDIHSVERHLRMGKNARTATIDGIAEVRMAVIGSTVVLILALSPLLVCGGITQLMFVELVWPIIFGLLASMLVSFTLTALLCANWLRPESARDADRKHWLLRWLYLPLDPFQHMLDRLEKAYTRAIRSLLRNRFLNVAAIGVTVIIGLTVYHFIGSEMMPLADVGQASGVLEMKPGTSFEATENAVHQLEQIMLKYPELQRASIEIGTENMFESFSPYFTGYQMPQADGASMMLTFIDKDQRRRSIWQLMDGIRKQALATIPGIRRLQLKEMGADVMATSDAPVDLIISGPSLKELAVLGRQTRDIARHTPGLVQTATTWAMGVPDYVVHVDPARAQQVGLTPASIAEQTYYAMHGGVASQFFQLPNIRQDTIDIRYRGSQRLTPDQLGLMMLATPSGTTIPLKAVASVELQSAPTAIEHDGLQRVIGVTGYYRKGGPPSMDLAMSVMMKAMDTLNFPPGYNIAMRGDMTQMMESFRRLLYGLLFALVLMYLVLVAQFRGFLQPLQMLASLPLELSGVFFALWIAHQAFSTVSIMAIIVLSGMDMTAAILMIDLVSKYRDRGIPRDRAIEEACPQRLRPILMTALITIVVMAPVALAPRTGLDAYQPLGTTILGGLTVGTLLSLFEIPLMHTYVDDLVKWIQKVFLKRDWTWPVIDESAEERESG comes from the coding sequence GTGAGTAGAGCACCGAACCCGCGCCGCGGTACCGGCGGCCTGAGTCGCATACCGCAGTGGTCCATCGAGCACCCGTATGTGGTAGTGCCGTTTTACGTTGCGGTGATCGCTGTAGCGATATTGTGCGTCCGGTCGGTGATACCGCGCAGGTTCGCGCCCTACGTCCCCAGCCCGGAGCTGGGCGTGGTGACTGCGATGCCCGGTCTCTCTGCCAAAGAGATGGAGCTTCAGGTTTCGGGCCCGCTCGAGCAGCAGCTCATCGACGTCCAGAACCTGCACTATGTGCGCAGTATCTCGGAAAACGGGATATCCATCGTTATTCTGGAGTTCAACTACGGCACCGATATGTCGAAGGCGCAGGCGAGCGTGCAAACGCTGCTTAATGTCGCACAGGCAAACCTGCCGGTCACCGGCGCCAACCTGAAGCCATCGTTCATCATCCCGGTTGATTCGTTGAATCTGCCGGTGATAACGTTCTCCCTCACCGGCGACGCGTCCCAGGGCTGGACGATGGCGAAGCTGCGTGAATTCGCCGACAACACGGTTGTAAGAAAGCTCAAGGCGCTTTCAGATGTCTTTGCCGTGGTGACGTTCGGCGGTTACCGCCGCCAGATCCAGGTGATCGTCGATCGAAACAAGCTCGCCGCATATGGTCTCTCCATCCTGAACGTTCGCGACGCCATCGATACATATAACGTCAGCGAGCCTGCAGGCACCATCACCACGAGCGCCACCGAGAGCATCATTCGGGTCGACAGTCGGGCGCGCTCGGCGGCCGACGTGGCAGCGTATCCGCTGACTGCGCACAACGGCGCCATTATACGTGTTGGTGATGTGGCCCATGTGGTCGATAGCTGGTGGGAACGGAAGAGCGCCTACAACTACCTGAGCCACGCGCCGGGAACAGCCGGCAGCGTAACGCCCTCCATCGAGGTCTCCGTTATCCAGAATCCGGGCGCCAGTTCGTATCAGGTGGTTCCCGGCGTCAACCGTGTCATTCATCAGGTGGAGCACCTGTATCCCGGCACACATTTTGCCGCCGCTTACGACAATGCCCACTTTGTCAACATCCTCTTCAACAACGTTTGGGAAGAGCTTGGCCTGGCCGTACTCCTCACGGCTTTGGTGGTGGTCTTCTTCCTCGGCGAGTGGCGGGGAACACTGATCGCGCTCATTACGCTGCCAACGGCGCTCGCTATGGCTGTATTGATGCTCGTTCCGTTCCACATGACGTTCAACAGCGGCACGCTCATTGGGCTGCTGCTTTCCATCGGACGCCTTACCGACGACACCATCATCGACATCCATTCTGTGGAACGGCACCTGAGAATGGGCAAAAACGCCAGAACGGCGACCATAGACGGCATTGCCGAAGTGCGGATGGCTGTGATCGGGTCCACGGTGGTGTTGATCCTCGCGCTATCGCCACTGCTGGTCTGCGGCGGCATCACCCAACTGATGTTTGTGGAACTGGTCTGGCCGATCATCTTTGGCCTGCTGGCTTCCATGCTCGTTTCATTTACGCTTACCGCGCTGCTGTGCGCCAACTGGCTGCGCCCCGAATCGGCGCGTGATGCCGACCGGAAGCACTGGCTGCTTCGGTGGCTCTACCTGCCGCTGGATCCGTTTCAGCACATGCTGGACCGGCTCGAGAAAGCCTATACACGAGCCATCCGGTCGCTGCTGCGCAACCGGTTCCTGAATGTCGCCGCCATCGGCGTCACCGTCATCATCGGTCTTACTGTCTATCACTTCATCGGCTCTGAAATGATGCCGCTGGCCGATGTGGGGCAGGCAAGTGGTGTGCTGGAGATGAAGCCGGGAACCAGCTTTGAGGCCACCGAAAACGCGGTCCACCAGCTGGAGCAGATTATGTTGAAGTACCCCGAGCTTCAGCGCGCCTCCATCGAAATCGGTACGGAAAACATGTTCGAGAGCTTCAGTCCCTACTTTACAGGGTATCAGATGCCGCAGGCCGACGGCGCTTCCATGATGCTCACTTTCATCGATAAGGATCAGCGACGCCGCAGCATCTGGCAGCTGATGGACGGTATACGGAAGCAGGCGCTCGCTACCATCCCCGGCATACGAAGGCTTCAACTCAAAGAGATGGGCGCCGACGTGATGGCTACGTCGGACGCGCCGGTTGATCTGATCATCTCGGGACCGAGCCTCAAGGAGCTTGCCGTGCTGGGGCGGCAAACCCGCGACATCGCCCGGCATACTCCGGGCCTGGTGCAAACCGCAACCACCTGGGCGATGGGTGTACCAGACTATGTGGTGCATGTGGATCCCGCGCGCGCGCAACAGGTGGGGCTTACGCCGGCGAGCATCGCGGAACAGACGTACTACGCCATGCATGGCGGAGTAGCGAGCCAGTTCTTCCAGCTGCCCAATATCCGGCAAGATACGATCGATATCCGTTACCGCGGGTCTCAGCGACTGACGCCGGATCAGTTGGGCCTGATGATGCTGGCCACGCCATCGGGAACCACAATCCCGCTTAAGGCGGTTGCAAGTGTGGAACTTCAGTCGGCGCCGACCGCCATCGAGCACGATGGCCTGCAGCGCGTCATCGGCGTTACCGGCTACTACCGCAAGGGGGGTCCGCCATCCATGGACCTGGCGATGAGCGTGATGATGAAGGCTATGGATACGCTGAACTTTCCACCGGGCTACAACATAGCGATGCGTGGCGATATGACGCAGATGATGGAGAGCTTCCGACGGCTGCTGTACGGTCTGCTCTTCGCACTGGTGCTGATGTATCTGGTTCTGGTTGCGCAGTTCCGTGGATTCCTACAGCCGCTCCAGATGCTGGCTTCGTTGCCGCTCGAACTCTCTGGTGTCTTCTTCGCGCTCTGGATTGCGCATCAGGCATTTTCAACTGTATCCATAATGGCCATCATAGTACTAAGCGGCATGGACATGACCGCGGCCATCCTCATGATCGATCTCGTGTCGAAGTACCGGGACCGCGGCATCCCGCGCGACCGGGCGATCGAGGAGGCATGCCCGCAGCGGCTGCGGCCCATCCTGATGACCGCGCTCATCACCATCGTGGTTATGGCGCCGGTGGCGCTGGCGCCCCGCACCGGTTTGGACGCTTATCAGCCGCTGGGCACCACCATTCTCGGCGGCCTCACGGTGGGCACACTCCTCAGCCTGTTCGAAATACCGCTGATGCACACGTACGTCGACGACCTGGTGAAATGGATCCAGAAAGTCTTCCTCAAACGTGACTGGACGTGGCCGGTTATCGATGAGAGCGCTGAAGAACGTGAAAGCGGGTAG
- a CDS encoding FAD-dependent oxidoreductase: MIARTGMHAGSTRTLQRTVAILGALTPLAAAGARGQPAPPAQPAEFEAIAASPTQIRLYWAADAGATDYVITRDGRTVAHLPSSARIWTDEGLAPGSTHTYCIAAQGVDGRSTPALYEERTFAEFPAATHGRMGTRHFDVVVVQASSGGVAAAISAAQLGLKVALVEPTTRLGGMPVNGLSATDIRRNYHAAGFLLRFTRRVRRIYAAEGIHTNGFSYEPRVAQQAMKSLLYGTPGITIYRLARLESVETSSFGRRKLRRACSPSGEPSEWFDSLERTVPPAPRRRVTGVVIQQLGSDGRPTGQRALLQAGVFVDATDCGDLAAMAGARFRIGREAASMLDPHDGVIYYDRAADRLEAGTTGAADARIMSYAYLLTVKDYGSGTDHTIPEPPGYHEADYIHTPPWKQSWAVTSGRMPNGKFELNQHPQGNDLQAINYGYAAGSYQERARIEAIYRQHMLGYLYYLQTALGLKQLGLPDDEYRDSGGFPPLLYVREGRRIAGEETVHEWDVTDSNEFDRSDSIGIGDYPMDSHAVEPKTDWSRPDMGEGEYWLYRYTPVHELPMGMLIPRDLENVVVTTAVSATHPAFGTYRLEMVRMECGDAAGAMAWLALRYGLPICRVPARQVQDILLQPAAETGRATDARLVYYRDVSPQDPWFDAIQRLSVRGFRITGSAFRPHANLTRHELGRLLWVLAAHGFGRSAPDAWNGGSWPMQSLSNAAAVRLLQGPGGAGIVTRALFMRELASTLALSSAGVDTSLYADVHDQATARAGAELERLGIDSELWDAWSALTPNGHLLLQPNEPVTRDEAFGAIYVAQKSLGPLFLDRPADSWAAWPSGEPMRKRESPAKPYRAPEGAGRVQ, from the coding sequence GTGATAGCCCGCACCGGTATGCACGCAGGTTCGACGCGAACGCTCCAGCGCACCGTTGCAATCCTCGGTGCGTTGACGCCGCTTGCTGCAGCCGGCGCTCGGGGTCAGCCGGCGCCGCCCGCTCAGCCAGCCGAGTTTGAAGCGATAGCTGCCTCTCCTACGCAAATCCGCCTCTATTGGGCGGCCGACGCCGGCGCGACAGACTACGTTATAACTCGCGATGGACGCACAGTGGCGCACCTCCCGTCCAGCGCCAGAATCTGGACGGACGAAGGATTGGCGCCCGGATCGACGCACACATATTGCATCGCGGCGCAGGGCGTCGACGGGCGGAGCACGCCGGCCCTCTACGAAGAGCGTACCTTTGCGGAGTTTCCGGCGGCAACTCACGGACGTATGGGCACACGTCACTTCGACGTAGTAGTTGTGCAGGCCTCTTCAGGCGGCGTGGCGGCAGCCATCTCGGCCGCGCAGCTGGGCTTGAAGGTAGCGCTGGTTGAGCCAACAACACGGCTCGGTGGCATGCCTGTCAATGGACTGAGCGCGACCGATATCCGGCGAAACTACCACGCCGCCGGCTTTCTTTTGCGGTTTACGAGGCGCGTGCGGCGGATCTACGCCGCTGAAGGTATCCACACGAACGGATTCTCGTACGAGCCGCGTGTAGCGCAGCAGGCGATGAAATCGCTTCTGTACGGTACGCCGGGTATCACGATCTACCGTCTTGCCCGGCTTGAGTCGGTAGAGACATCCAGTTTCGGCCGGAGGAAGTTGCGGAGAGCCTGCAGCCCCTCTGGCGAGCCGTCGGAGTGGTTTGACTCGTTAGAGCGTACCGTGCCGCCGGCGCCAAGGCGCCGGGTAACCGGCGTGGTGATTCAGCAGCTTGGGTCCGACGGCAGGCCGACCGGCCAACGAGCGCTGCTGCAGGCCGGAGTGTTTGTTGATGCAACCGACTGTGGCGACCTGGCCGCTATGGCCGGCGCTCGATTCCGCATCGGGCGCGAAGCAGCTTCCATGCTGGACCCCCACGATGGCGTCATCTACTACGACAGAGCGGCAGACCGGTTGGAGGCGGGCACAACCGGCGCTGCAGATGCCAGGATCATGTCGTACGCCTATCTGCTCACCGTGAAGGACTACGGAAGCGGCACGGACCACACCATCCCGGAGCCGCCGGGTTATCACGAAGCCGATTACATCCATACGCCGCCATGGAAGCAATCGTGGGCGGTAACTTCGGGGAGGATGCCAAACGGCAAGTTCGAGCTCAATCAGCATCCGCAAGGAAACGACCTTCAAGCCATCAATTACGGCTATGCGGCCGGCAGTTATCAGGAGCGTGCGCGAATCGAGGCAATCTACAGGCAGCACATGCTCGGCTACCTCTACTATCTTCAGACCGCGCTCGGCCTTAAGCAGTTGGGTCTGCCGGACGATGAGTACCGTGACAGCGGAGGTTTTCCGCCGCTGCTCTATGTACGCGAGGGCCGTCGCATCGCAGGCGAAGAGACGGTGCACGAATGGGATGTGACCGACTCGAACGAGTTTGATCGCAGCGACAGTATCGGCATCGGTGACTATCCGATGGATTCCCATGCTGTGGAGCCCAAGACAGACTGGTCCCGGCCCGACATGGGAGAGGGAGAGTACTGGCTCTACCGCTACACGCCGGTACATGAGCTTCCGATGGGCATGCTTATTCCGCGCGACCTGGAGAACGTGGTGGTCACCACAGCCGTTTCGGCCACACATCCCGCATTTGGCACCTATCGCCTGGAGATGGTGCGCATGGAGTGCGGCGATGCGGCCGGCGCAATGGCGTGGCTGGCGCTGAGGTACGGGCTGCCGATATGCCGCGTTCCGGCGCGACAGGTGCAGGACATTCTGCTGCAGCCTGCGGCGGAGACGGGACGCGCAACCGATGCGCGGCTGGTGTACTACCGCGACGTGTCCCCCCAGGATCCCTGGTTCGACGCCATCCAGCGCCTCTCGGTGCGTGGCTTCCGGATCACCGGCTCGGCCTTTCGGCCACACGCAAACCTGACGCGGCATGAGCTGGGTCGGCTGCTTTGGGTGCTTGCAGCGCACGGCTTTGGCAGATCGGCTCCGGATGCGTGGAATGGCGGAAGTTGGCCGATGCAGTCACTTTCCAACGCCGCGGCAGTGCGTCTGCTGCAGGGGCCCGGCGGCGCCGGGATTGTGACCCGCGCACTGTTCATGCGTGAACTTGCATCCACCCTTGCCCTCAGCAGCGCCGGCGTCGACACATCGCTGTACGCCGACGTTCATGACCAGGCCACCGCGCGCGCCGGCGCCGAACTGGAGCGCCTGGGCATCGACTCGGAGCTATGGGACGCATGGAGCGCCCTGACGCCCAACGGCCATCTACTGCTGCAGCCCAACGAACCGGTAACGCGCGATGAGGCATTCGGCGCCATCTATGTGGCGCAAAAGAGCCTGGGACCGCTGTTCCTCGATCGGCCTGCCGATAGCTGGGCCGCCTGGCCATCCGGTGAACCAATGCGTAAGCGGGAGTCGCCGGCCAAACCGTATCGCGCGCCAGAGGGCGCCGGCAGGGTACAATAA